A DNA window from Lactococcus sp. S-13 contains the following coding sequences:
- a CDS encoding zinc ribbon domain-containing protein has translation MFWNNLKSSKKVSYEVSDNLGLTDSEKQGIEVNKAFDDFVVTIESINQLLLRDEREAAFNVFKKNEKQTIYGLTLELPMPVSTDFYALLDNFNSNKPHAINIRPFEVEISNKEITENEEVEKVPVEENIQDEVNKEQIDDSQQKLRPFPDTLIAEKDAEIERLRKQINQSSAEDKEESEYKELAKSISRPIISTNTENNEHVNTFDEPSKESSSNEEEGQCAQCGFKNVEGARFCSSCGNSLSGFKATAAKEVPLSLEVLDEKVLEDLPSEFSKLFSLKEGWNIRPKIEHEVALEFEMKKDGILKKVQEEVETQKKEAIEQERQKFEEKETRISSEYAEKLTTEKNNAIIQMEQDKKDEIEKRIDLRRQYLNQWYRSGLAQLDGKQPIQEPLQVEG, from the coding sequence TTTGACGATTTTGTGGTAACAATTGAAAGCATTAACCAGCTGTTGTTACGTGATGAACGTGAGGCAGCATTCAACGTTTTTAAAAAGAATGAAAAGCAAACAATTTATGGGCTAACGCTTGAACTACCAATGCCTGTCTCTACAGATTTCTATGCTTTACTTGACAACTTTAATTCAAATAAACCACATGCCATTAACATCAGACCATTTGAGGTTGAGATTTCTAATAAGGAAATTACGGAAAATGAAGAAGTAGAAAAAGTGCCAGTTGAGGAAAATATTCAAGATGAGGTCAACAAGGAACAAATCGATGATTCCCAACAAAAACTAAGACCTTTTCCTGATACTTTGATTGCGGAAAAAGATGCTGAAATTGAGCGTCTTCGGAAACAAATTAATCAATCATCTGCAGAAGATAAGGAAGAAAGCGAGTATAAAGAACTCGCAAAATCTATTTCTAGACCTATTATCTCAACTAATACTGAAAACAACGAACATGTTAATACTTTTGACGAACCCTCAAAAGAATCAAGTTCAAATGAGGAAGAGGGACAATGTGCTCAATGTGGTTTTAAAAATGTTGAGGGGGCAAGATTTTGTTCATCTTGCGGAAATAGCTTAAGTGGGTTTAAAGCGACAGCTGCTAAAGAAGTCCCCCTCTCACTTGAGGTCTTGGATGAAAAAGTCTTAGAAGACTTACCAAGTGAGTTTTCTAAACTTTTTTCTCTTAAAGAAGGTTGGAATATTCGTCCTAAAATCGAGCATGAAGTTGCTCTTGAATTTGAAATGAAAAAAGATGGAATCTTGAAGAAAGTACAAGAAGAAGTTGAGACTCAAAAGAAAGAAGCGATTGAGCAAGAACGGCAAAAGTTCGAGGAAAAAGAAACTAGAATTTCATCAGAATATGCTGAAAAGTTAACCACTGAAAAAAATAATGCAATCATTCAAATGGAGCAAGATAAAAAAGACGAGATTGAAAAGCGGATTGACCTTCGTCGTCAGTATTTAAACCAATGGTATCGTAGCGGACTTGCTCAATTGGATGGAAAACAACCAATACAAGAGCCTTTACAAGTTGAGGGCTAA